The Bacillota bacterium genome contains a region encoding:
- a CDS encoding sigma-70 family RNA polymerase sigma factor gives MYINFDDYIELLKLKDDKAFELVYEHTKRGVFSIIISIVKDKSETEDLMQETYIKMLKNINSYQIGRNFNAWLLQIAKNIAIDFYRKNHNVTAYDPQEQSYIFDKAASLENDSSPHEVNELLKPLDDEERQVVLLRIVSNTKFKDIAKTLDKPLGTVLWIYNKGIKKLKDTVRKE, from the coding sequence ATGTATATAAACTTCGATGACTATATCGAATTACTAAAACTAAAGGACGATAAGGCATTTGAGCTTGTTTATGAGCATACAAAAAGAGGCGTGTTCTCGATAATTATCTCGATTGTAAAAGATAAAAGCGAAACCGAAGATTTGATGCAAGAAACATATATCAAAATGCTTAAAAATATTAATTCTTACCAAATAGGTCGTAATTTTAACGCTTGGCTTTTGCAAATCGCAAAAAACATAGCAATTGATTTTTATCGCAAAAATCATAATGTAACTGCCTATGATCCGCAAGAACAATCTTATATTTTTGACAAAGCGGCTTCTTTAGAAAATGATTCATCTCCTCATGAAGTAAATGAATTACTGAAACCTCTTGATGATGAAGAAAGACAAGTTGTTTTATTAAGAATCGTTTCAAATACTAAGTTTAAAGATATTGCAAAGACACTAGACAAACCATTAGGCACTGTCTTATGGATCTATAATAAAGGTATAAAAAAACTAAAAGACACCGTTAGAAAGGAGTAA
- a CDS encoding O-antigen ligase family protein, with amino-acid sequence MNKSKLLYGIPYLILLSVLTLFFWTFQLEQIGFLIFLAAIFLIFVLFKNVMPSIPILLNSLFMISQTEWTLNNIPLYLYLTPIVLILGIVIHIIRFKVNIFKGKMTLGIALMFLAMLLSSINAEFININYIFYGVIGLVYAFIYFFYVNSIKGNHIDYLLQMMMILGVLISFEVLIYYIRVEDVLYALEHKTIDLGWGISNFIATYLIMFIPTTFYFAKTSKINFFWIFLGIFEILMLFFTLSRGGILAFLLIFILVLIFLLKSSNWKLTLLNFALTIAILTLLSIYNYDLFSAIYDRFMNLLLDDSGRIEIYKDAIATFLAHPLFGAGIFARLDALGDYRMYHNTILHTMATFGAVGLIGLLIQFYQMFRVFVYQLKPQTLILSISVLGAMAHGMIDNVYFMPQFMIMLFIIIAVVENSNKAYLETHQIERLSEGVIA; translated from the coding sequence ATGAATAAATCTAAATTACTCTATGGGATTCCTTATCTTATCTTACTTAGTGTCTTAACACTGTTTTTTTGGACGTTTCAATTAGAGCAAATTGGCTTTTTGATTTTTTTAGCTGCTATCTTCCTCATTTTTGTATTGTTTAAAAATGTTATGCCATCCATTCCTATTTTACTTAACTCTTTATTCATGATTAGTCAAACAGAATGGACATTAAATAACATTCCTTTGTATTTATATCTAACACCTATCGTTTTGATTTTGGGTATTGTGATTCACATCATTCGGTTTAAAGTTAACATATTTAAAGGCAAGATGACCTTAGGAATTGCTTTAATGTTTCTTGCGATGCTTTTATCTTCTATTAATGCCGAATTTATTAATATCAATTATATTTTTTATGGAGTAATTGGACTTGTATATGCTTTTATCTATTTCTTTTATGTTAATTCAATCAAAGGAAATCACATAGATTACTTACTTCAAATGATGATGATACTAGGAGTATTGATTTCTTTTGAAGTATTGATTTATTATATAAGAGTAGAAGATGTTCTGTATGCTTTAGAACACAAAACCATCGATCTTGGTTGGGGGATTTCTAATTTTATTGCGACCTATTTAATTATGTTTATTCCAACCACTTTTTATTTTGCTAAAACATCAAAAATTAATTTCTTCTGGATTTTCTTAGGAATTTTTGAAATACTCATGCTCTTTTTCACTCTTTCTAGAGGTGGCATTCTCGCATTCTTGCTTATTTTTATCTTAGTACTCATTTTCTTATTGAAATCGTCGAATTGGAAGTTAACTCTTTTAAATTTTGCTTTAACCATTGCGATATTAACGTTGCTATCTATCTATAATTATGATTTGTTTTCCGCAATCTATGATAGATTTATGAATTTATTATTAGATGATTCTGGAAGAATAGAAATCTATAAAGATGCTATTGCTACTTTTTTAGCACATCCATTATTTGGGGCAGGTATTTTTGCAAGGTTAGACGCTCTTGGAGATTATCGAATGTATCATAATACCATTCTACATACTATGGCCACATTTGGAGCGGTTGGATTGATTGGTTTATTGATTCAATTTTATCAAATGTTTCGAGTGTTTGTCTATCAATTAAAACCTCAAACACTTATTTTAAGTATTTCTGTTTTAGGGGCTATGGCGCATGGAATGATTGACAATGTCTACTTTATGCCACAATTTATGATTATGCTTTTTATAATCATTGCGGTCGTTGAAAATAGTAACAAGGCTTATTTAGAAACACATCAAATAGAACGGTTATCTGAAGGAGTTATTGCTTAA
- a CDS encoding cation diffusion facilitator family transporter, with product MNANKTKNRLSIAFILNLLFTVFEFVGGLLTNSIALLSDSIHDLGDSLSIGLSMILESKSKKKPDKIYTYGYKRYSLLGGLISSVVLLIGSTIIIIKAIPRLIHPEMIDVNTVLWFAVIGIVVNGIAALNASKGKSINEKVISLHLFEDVLGWVALLIASIIMSFSDFYILDAILSIVFTLYILFHVFKNMRQIVYVFLEKAPTEPSISSIKKTLIDGKIILDIHHIHYWSLEGEIPLLTLHAVIKQDTSKEELMKAQEKMHQLLEELKILHATIEIEFENSKCHGKDCEDLETAQSFNHHHH from the coding sequence ATGAATGCAAACAAAACAAAAAACAGATTATCGATTGCGTTTATTCTCAATTTATTATTTACCGTTTTTGAATTTGTTGGAGGTTTACTTACAAATAGTATCGCTTTATTATCAGATAGTATTCATGATTTAGGTGATTCTTTATCGATTGGACTATCAATGATTTTAGAATCAAAATCAAAGAAGAAACCAGATAAAATTTATACGTATGGATACAAAAGATATTCTTTACTTGGAGGACTTATCTCATCAGTTGTTCTGCTGATAGGATCTACCATCATTATCATTAAAGCTATACCTAGACTCATTCATCCGGAAATGATTGACGTAAATACGGTTTTATGGTTTGCGGTTATTGGTATTGTGGTAAATGGAATTGCGGCTCTTAATGCTTCCAAAGGCAAATCGATAAATGAAAAAGTCATTAGTTTGCATTTGTTTGAAGATGTTTTGGGATGGGTAGCACTTTTAATCGCAAGTATCATTATGAGCTTTAGTGATTTTTACATTTTAGATGCGATTTTATCGATTGTTTTTACTCTTTATATCTTGTTTCATGTTTTTAAGAATATGAGGCAAATTGTTTATGTGTTTTTAGAAAAAGCGCCTACAGAACCTTCGATTTCTTCCATTAAAAAAACCTTAATAGATGGAAAGATTATTTTAGATATTCATCATATCCATTATTGGAGTTTAGAAGGAGAAATTCCTTTACTGACACTCCACGCTGTAATTAAACAAGATACTTCAAAAGAAGAACTAATGAAAGCACAAGAGAAAATGCATCAACTACTTGAAGAATTAAAAATCTTGCATGCGACGATTGAAATTGAATTTGAGAATTCCAAATGTCATGGTAAGGATTGTGAAGATTTAGAAACAGCGCAAAGTTTCAACCATCATCATCACTAA
- a CDS encoding magnesium and cobalt transport protein CorA gives MNVFLKKNQPPGAAIYTGIHNVQTEISHIIYNDGMLETITDLTLMKDCVNWFIVKGLQDTAKIKSFCEQYNVDALVVEDILNVNQRNKLEFFDEYIFCVLSYAYLHENEIRHDYLSLLVFEDKVLTFHEHNVNLFDEMYKRLENHLGSIRKMKHDYLFYAILDTVIDNDIFVQKELSNRTFTLEEDIINLESTNQSDLYNSRKELLFLKSNIDPIYESFVKAEFKNTKLLSAQIYKYFDDLTDHLRRINDQITTERELLRNLLDVHINNVSNKMNAIMKTLTIFSAIFIPLSFLAGFFGMNFVDFPGLNSPNGIYVFAGSCLVIAVGMILFFKKRKWF, from the coding sequence ATGAATGTTTTTTTAAAGAAAAATCAACCTCCTGGAGCCGCAATTTATACTGGGATTCATAATGTTCAAACTGAAATTTCTCATATCATTTATAATGACGGTATGCTAGAAACCATAACCGATTTAACCTTAATGAAAGATTGTGTTAATTGGTTTATCGTGAAAGGCTTGCAAGATACTGCTAAAATCAAGTCTTTTTGCGAACAATACAATGTAGATGCATTGGTAGTAGAAGATATTTTAAATGTGAATCAACGAAATAAACTTGAATTTTTTGATGAGTATATCTTCTGCGTATTAAGTTATGCCTATCTTCATGAAAACGAGATAAGACATGATTATTTGTCTTTGTTAGTCTTTGAAGATAAAGTGCTTACGTTTCATGAACACAATGTCAATCTTTTCGACGAAATGTATAAAAGGCTTGAAAATCATTTAGGGTCTATTCGTAAAATGAAACATGATTACTTGTTTTATGCTATTTTAGACACAGTAATTGATAACGATATTTTTGTACAAAAAGAATTATCAAATCGCACGTTTACCTTAGAAGAAGACATTATAAATTTGGAATCAACCAATCAATCTGACCTTTATAATTCAAGAAAAGAACTATTATTTTTAAAAAGTAATATCGATCCAATTTATGAAAGTTTTGTGAAAGCAGAATTTAAAAACACCAAATTGTTATCAGCTCAAATCTATAAATATTTTGATGATTTAACAGACCATTTAAGGCGAATCAACGACCAAATTACAACCGAACGAGAATTGCTTAGAAACTTACTTGATGTTCACATCAATAATGTTTCAAATAAAATGAACGCTATTATGAAGACATTAACCATCTTTAGTGCTATTTTTATTCCTTTATCTTTTTTAGCAGGCTTTTTTGGTATGAATTTTGTTGATTTTCCTGGGTTAAACAGCCCCAATGGAATTTATGTTTTTGCAGGAAGTTGTCTCGTGATAGCAGTAGGAATGATTCTCTTTTTCAAGAAAAGAAAATGGTTTTAA
- a CDS encoding DUF1624 domain-containing protein produces MEKVKKYRIWELDFLRGLAILLMVFDHLMFDLKSLPNWFSNFYSVGSPFMEWLYDFASLYWESALRAYGHIVFVAIFLLVSGISFNFSRSNLKRGLKFLAVAIIISVITMTTEVVSGLQIGILFGIIHLFAVGTLLTYLFRKIWNNDVFILALGLIIIGIGFYIEWWKVSYYETITFSRFFEIIIGLKGYGADYFGIIPYTGVIMVGTVLGNLFYSKRVSLLPGLDKKWNRPFVFAGQKSLIIFVTHQLVILTLVYLLGYLLGYRL; encoded by the coding sequence ATGGAAAAAGTAAAAAAATACCGAATTTGGGAATTAGATTTTTTAAGAGGGTTAGCCATTTTATTAATGGTGTTTGATCATTTAATGTTCGATTTAAAAAGTTTACCAAATTGGTTTAGTAATTTTTACTCCGTTGGAAGTCCTTTTATGGAATGGTTATATGATTTTGCCTCTTTGTATTGGGAATCTGCTCTTAGGGCATATGGGCATATTGTGTTCGTAGCGATTTTTTTACTGGTCTCAGGTATCAGTTTTAATTTCAGCCGTTCCAATTTAAAACGAGGATTAAAATTTTTAGCTGTAGCCATTATAATATCTGTTATTACTATGACAACCGAAGTCGTTTCAGGATTGCAAATAGGTATTCTATTTGGAATCATTCACTTATTTGCGGTTGGAACACTTCTTACTTATTTGTTTCGTAAAATTTGGAATAATGATGTATTTATCTTAGCCCTTGGTCTCATTATTATTGGAATTGGATTTTATATTGAGTGGTGGAAAGTTTCTTATTATGAAACCATTACTTTTTCCAGATTTTTTGAAATTATCATAGGTTTAAAAGGATACGGTGCAGACTATTTTGGAATCATCCCTTACACTGGCGTAATAATGGTTGGTACCGTACTTGGAAATTTATTCTATTCGAAAAGAGTCTCGCTACTTCCAGGTCTTGATAAAAAATGGAACCGTCCTTTTGTCTTTGCTGGACAAAAATCTTTAATTATATTTGTAACACATCAACTTGTTATTTTAACTTTAGTATATCTTTTGGGGTATCTTTTAGGTTATAGACTATAA
- a CDS encoding Fic family protein: MKIQEVEVLKQALNDKKITLTEEEFKSLCDEFDRLYIYESTSFDNGDFSFEDVCFLLEDHSRIFPDKSEHMRNAIINNYHAIQMVHKLVKNNTAITENIVKDLHQILVDDMIPGGVYRTRDLFILGAKHVPPTYLKIFKKMNDYFQELENPELKGLTKAAYAHLQILKIYPFMDANGRLARLLLNYQLELEGYLPLSITKGERDEYFRTIDEYKINKDIVPFTEFIAKLEAKRIQEFLNRE, encoded by the coding sequence ATGAAAATTCAAGAGGTTGAAGTTCTTAAACAGGCTTTAAATGACAAGAAAATAACATTAACAGAAGAAGAGTTCAAATCTTTGTGTGACGAATTTGATAGACTTTATATCTATGAATCCACAAGCTTTGATAATGGAGATTTTTCTTTTGAAGATGTATGTTTCTTGTTAGAAGATCATTCAAGAATATTCCCTGATAAAAGCGAACACATGAGAAATGCAATTATTAACAATTACCACGCGATTCAAATGGTACATAAATTAGTCAAAAATAATACAGCAATTACAGAAAACATTGTAAAAGATTTGCATCAAATTCTTGTGGATGATATGATTCCAGGAGGAGTGTATCGAACAAGAGACTTATTCATTCTTGGGGCGAAACATGTTCCGCCAACTTATCTAAAGATTTTCAAAAAAATGAACGATTACTTTCAAGAACTTGAAAATCCTGAATTAAAAGGTTTAACAAAAGCAGCTTATGCTCATTTACAAATTTTAAAAATCTATCCTTTTATGGATGCAAATGGTCGTCTTGCTAGATTGCTTTTGAATTATCAATTGGAACTAGAAGGATACCTTCCTCTTTCCATTACAAAAGGCGAACGAGATGAGTATTTCAGAACAATTGATGAATACAAGATAAACAAAGATATTGTTCCATTCACTGAATTTATTGCTAAATTAGAAGCCAAAAGAATACAAGAATTTTTAAACAGAGAGTAA
- a CDS encoding MATE family efflux transporter — protein MDNNELLGKYNVKKLLIKLSIPATIGMVANALYNFVDTLFVAKGAGEIAIGGLALAFPIQMIVMAVGLMIGMGSASVFSRAFGRNDTEKMEQSVNTALRIDFVGALIFSVLGFIFLDKLLVFFGATSSNIGYAKDYMSIILYGLVPLSLSMVLNNLTRAEGRAKVAMISMMIGTLLNIVLDPIFIFDFGFGLGVKGAAIATVISQCIAFIYIFIQAISKKSNLHINLKKWFKIDFKTVNEVLIIGTPTFLRNATGAFIAIIIYNLINKYAQGDPAIYISIYGVINRVIYFIFMPGFGLVQGLAPIVGFNFGAKNYLRLKQVILFATKMIAVYFFIGFVFVQLFAHTIFVMFSESHNQFFITYGTSSFKIISIGFILVGFQVVISAVYQSFGYPIRATLVALSRQILFFIPLAYLFSSLFGLDGVWISFAVSDLLSGLISIILMVFELKAIQKRILFQTTDFNAL, from the coding sequence ATGGATAACAATGAATTACTTGGTAAATATAACGTAAAGAAATTATTAATAAAATTATCCATTCCAGCAACAATCGGAATGGTAGCTAATGCCCTATATAATTTCGTTGACACACTTTTCGTTGCGAAAGGTGCTGGGGAAATAGCCATTGGAGGATTAGCCTTAGCTTTTCCGATTCAAATGATTGTGATGGCAGTAGGATTAATGATTGGTATGGGAAGTGCTTCGGTATTTTCTCGTGCTTTTGGTAGAAATGATACAGAAAAAATGGAGCAATCCGTTAATACTGCTTTACGAATTGATTTCGTTGGAGCTTTAATTTTTTCGGTATTAGGATTTATCTTTTTAGACAAATTACTTGTCTTTTTTGGTGCAACTTCATCTAATATTGGCTATGCAAAAGATTATATGTCCATTATTTTATATGGATTAGTTCCTTTATCGCTTTCTATGGTACTTAACAACCTTACAAGAGCAGAAGGAAGAGCAAAAGTAGCGATGATTTCTATGATGATTGGAACGCTTTTAAATATCGTACTTGATCCGATTTTTATCTTTGATTTTGGGTTTGGCCTTGGAGTAAAAGGAGCAGCAATCGCTACAGTTATTTCTCAGTGTATTGCTTTTATTTACATCTTTATTCAAGCAATTTCTAAAAAATCTAATTTACATATTAACTTAAAGAAATGGTTTAAAATCGATTTTAAAACAGTAAATGAAGTTTTAATCATAGGAACTCCTACGTTCTTAAGAAATGCAACAGGTGCTTTTATTGCAATTATTATTTATAATCTAATTAATAAATATGCACAAGGAGATCCAGCAATTTATATTTCAATATATGGAGTTATTAACCGAGTTATCTATTTTATCTTTATGCCAGGCTTTGGATTGGTTCAAGGATTAGCGCCAATTGTTGGCTTTAATTTTGGAGCGAAGAATTATTTGAGATTAAAACAAGTGATTCTTTTTGCAACAAAAATGATTGCGGTTTACTTTTTTATTGGATTCGTATTTGTTCAACTTTTTGCACATACTATCTTTGTGATGTTTAGTGAATCACACAATCAATTCTTCATCACTTATGGAACAAGTTCCTTTAAAATAATTTCGATAGGTTTTATCTTGGTTGGCTTTCAAGTAGTAATTAGTGCCGTGTATCAATCGTTTGGTTATCCAATCCGTGCGACACTTGTTGCTTTATCAAGACAAATTCTTTTCTTTATTCCACTAGCATATTTATTTTCTTCTCTTTTTGGACTAGATGGAGTGTGGATTAGCTTTGCAGTTTCAGATCTACTTTCTGGACTTATTAGTATCATTTTAATGGTTTTTGAACTTAAAGCCATTCAAAAAAGAATTCTGTTTCAAACGACTGATTTTAATGCTTTGTAA
- a CDS encoding lipoate--protein ligase produces MKYVNYPLDEVRRLSFYLATEEFLAKHYPNDEYFFMWQVNPTVIFGRNQLIENEVNLDYVKANNIEFYRRKSGGGCVYADFSNIMFSFITPNFNKDFVFDKYLGKVVDVLKNLGLNAYFSGRNDILIDSLKVSGNAFYKVNDKSIVHGTMLYDTDLSVMVKAITPDNEKLISKGIDSVRKRVTNLKEHFDLDIETFKSAMRKQLCDTEMTLSTKDMIQIEKIEKSYLNPDFIYGKNPNYSIIKKGKVPAGMIEISLELKNNIVKKMNMLGDYFLVSDPDLFIKNFINIPFTKSDFSKVLDEFDISEYIYNLSKTEFLDLLF; encoded by the coding sequence ATGAAATATGTTAATTATCCGTTAGATGAAGTAAGAAGATTATCATTTTATTTAGCAACAGAAGAATTTTTAGCAAAACACTATCCAAATGATGAGTATTTTTTTATGTGGCAAGTAAATCCTACGGTTATTTTTGGTAGAAATCAATTAATTGAAAACGAAGTAAATTTGGATTATGTAAAAGCGAATAATATTGAATTTTACAGAAGAAAATCAGGCGGAGGATGTGTATACGCCGATTTTTCGAATATTATGTTTTCGTTTATTACTCCAAACTTCAATAAAGATTTTGTTTTTGATAAGTATTTAGGAAAAGTAGTAGATGTATTAAAGAACCTTGGATTAAACGCATATTTTTCAGGAAGAAATGATATTTTAATTGATTCTTTAAAAGTGTCTGGCAATGCTTTTTACAAAGTAAACGACAAATCGATTGTACATGGAACAATGCTTTATGACACCGATTTATCTGTAATGGTGAAAGCCATAACTCCTGATAATGAAAAATTAATTTCCAAAGGTATTGATTCTGTTAGAAAAAGAGTTACCAATTTAAAAGAACATTTTGATTTGGACATTGAGACGTTTAAATCGGCTATGAGAAAACAACTTTGTGATACTGAAATGACTCTTTCAACGAAAGATATGATTCAAATTGAAAAAATAGAAAAATCTTATTTAAATCCAGATTTTATTTACGGAAAAAACCCGAATTATTCCATTATTAAAAAAGGAAAAGTTCCTGCAGGAATGATTGAAATTTCCCTTGAACTCAAAAACAATATCGTAAAAAAAATGAACATGTTAGGCGATTATTTTTTAGTAAGTGATCCAGATTTATTTATCAAAAACTTTATCAATATTCCGTTTACAAAGTCAGATTTTTCGAAGGTTTTAGATGAATTTGATATAAGCGAATACATTTACAATTTATCAAAAACTGAATTTTTAGATTTATTATTCTAA
- a CDS encoding TetR/AcrR family transcriptional regulator, giving the protein MQVLKESVKNAIVEGAIAEFFERGFQSANMRRIADSANITVGNIYRYFENKEALFNAILLPAQQAIDDLESFDQKLHITHIETPKEANQIVTYVMNVLRPYTKEIFIMIFNSSGTHYHQVKNQLESLVINKIKEYYPGKFNDYFLKVVASSFIQALFVVFRDNVNDAKKIQEIIVQLIVFYFRDVNNRLF; this is encoded by the coding sequence ATGCAAGTTCTAAAAGAATCAGTCAAGAATGCGATCGTCGAAGGCGCAATTGCGGAATTCTTTGAACGCGGTTTTCAAAGTGCCAATATGCGTAGAATTGCAGATAGCGCGAATATTACTGTAGGAAATATTTACCGTTATTTTGAGAATAAGGAAGCACTATTTAATGCAATCCTTTTACCTGCGCAACAAGCAATTGACGATCTCGAATCATTTGACCAAAAGTTACACATTACACACATTGAAACACCAAAAGAAGCCAATCAAATCGTGACATACGTCATGAATGTGCTTCGCCCTTACACAAAAGAAATTTTCATCATGATTTTTAACTCAAGTGGAACTCATTACCATCAAGTAAAAAATCAATTAGAATCTTTGGTCATCAACAAAATCAAAGAATACTACCCAGGTAAGTTTAATGATTATTTCTTAAAAGTAGTAGCTTCAAGCTTTATTCAAGCGCTGTTTGTCGTATTTAGAGACAATGTAAATGATGCTAAGAAAATTCAAGAAATCATTGTACAATTAATCGTCTTCTACTTCCGCGATGTAAACAACCGTTTATTCTAA
- a CDS encoding acyl--CoA ligase, translated as MNTNLSLYDAIKDTNARIPQNNALLFMDKFITYEALIKRINQVSESLLKLKITSKDVVTMAMPNIFEAIYAFYAVNKIGAICHMVHPFTPPNQMRRFMEKTGSKTLIVVDTFYDHYKELLADSSITMILANPTSEFGMIKKIGYKLINAKKLKGIVYSDKVLSFNALLKESSITRNDEIDPKRTAVYLHSGGTLGEPKTIELSSFAINSLAAKTSFILGESQFSNKYMLAVLPMFHGFGLCMGVHAMLCNGGINTLMPKFDALQAIKLLKKNQINYVIGVPSLFENLLSKPEIRGTHLQNLHQAFVGGDYVALDLKNRFDRLMKEFGSKARLLEGYGLTEVVTVCSVNTLKEHVQTSVGKPLPGIDMKIVDVETRAILETNVPGEIIVAGDTMMNGYLEDDETNASTFLIDDKSKKWILTGDFGFLDSEGYVHFKQRLKRIIKVSGIPVLPAEIENLLMNFKEIKEVAAVGVPDIEKGFMIKLFVVTDNSVSTAILNEKIHKAIKSELSMYAIPKEIVYLDSLPKTIIGKIDTRKLETM; from the coding sequence ATGAATACAAATTTATCATTATACGATGCAATCAAAGACACCAACGCAAGAATTCCACAAAATAATGCATTATTATTTATGGACAAATTCATTACGTACGAAGCATTAATTAAGCGAATTAATCAAGTAAGTGAATCTCTATTAAAGCTTAAGATTACTTCAAAAGATGTCGTAACAATGGCAATGCCTAATATATTTGAGGCTATTTATGCATTCTATGCAGTAAACAAAATAGGAGCAATTTGCCATATGGTCCATCCATTTACGCCTCCCAACCAAATGAGAAGGTTTATGGAAAAAACAGGAAGTAAGACGCTTATTGTTGTGGATACATTTTACGATCATTATAAAGAGTTGTTAGCTGATTCATCCATCACAATGATTCTTGCAAATCCTACATCAGAATTTGGAATGATTAAAAAAATTGGATACAAATTAATTAACGCAAAAAAATTAAAAGGAATCGTATACTCAGATAAAGTTCTTTCTTTTAATGCATTGTTAAAGGAATCTTCCATTACAAGAAATGATGAAATTGACCCAAAAAGAACCGCTGTATATCTACACAGTGGTGGAACATTAGGTGAACCAAAAACAATTGAATTGTCAAGTTTTGCCATTAATAGTTTAGCAGCTAAAACTTCATTTATTTTAGGTGAAAGTCAGTTTTCAAATAAATACATGCTTGCAGTTTTACCGATGTTTCATGGGTTTGGATTATGTATGGGCGTTCATGCAATGCTTTGTAATGGCGGAATTAACACATTAATGCCAAAATTTGATGCGCTTCAAGCAATTAAATTGCTTAAGAAAAATCAAATTAATTATGTTATTGGAGTTCCTTCTTTATTTGAAAACTTATTAAGCAAACCTGAAATCAGAGGGACACATCTACAAAATCTTCACCAAGCATTTGTGGGGGGAGATTATGTTGCTTTGGATTTAAAAAACAGATTTGATCGTTTGATGAAAGAATTTGGATCAAAAGCAAGATTGTTAGAAGGATATGGGTTAACAGAAGTTGTTACTGTTTGTTCGGTTAACACGTTAAAAGAACATGTACAAACAAGTGTTGGAAAACCTCTTCCAGGAATTGATATGAAAATTGTCGATGTAGAGACAAGAGCAATACTTGAAACCAATGTGCCAGGAGAAATTATTGTAGCTGGTGATACGATGATGAATGGATATTTAGAAGATGATGAAACGAACGCTTCAACCTTCTTAATAGATGATAAATCCAAAAAATGGATTCTAACAGGAGATTTTGGTTTTTTAGATTCAGAAGGCTATGTTCATTTTAAACAAAGATTAAAACGAATAATTAAAGTTTCTGGAATCCCAGTTTTACCTGCAGAAATCGAAAATTTATTGATGAATTTTAAAGAAATTAAAGAAGTTGCCGCAGTAGGCGTTCCTGATATCGAAAAAGGATTTATGATTAAATTATTTGTCGTTACAGATAATTCCGTTTCAACTGCTATTTTAAATGAAAAAATACATAAAGCAATCAAATCAGAATTATCGATGTATGCTATTCCCAAAGAAATCGTGTATTTAGATTCTTTGCCCAAAACAATTATTGGAAAGATTGATACGAGAAAATTAGAAACGATGTAA